Proteins encoded by one window of Gemmatimonas aurantiaca:
- the pheS gene encoding phenylalanine--tRNA ligase subunit alpha, with translation MNLSEYLAQADALAEECHALLAGLDAATRLDVAKGQLNALKDDRLASLQGALRTLPADDRRAAGGAFNTLKQRIQNALDAFAQRQSAASGAATFDATMPPRGQWRGSLHPVTLVIDEICEIFRELGFTVALGPEAETEWYNFGALNFPPDHPAMELHDTLYLGEDTLLRTHTSPVQVRTLQQFAPPVRVLAPGQVYRRDFFDATHAPAFMQLEGLAVDEGVSFVDLKATLAEFARRFYGATRRVRFGPSYFPFVEPGAQMDVEVDLGDGKGLRWVEILGCGMVHPNVIEAAGLDSEKYTGWAFGMGPARIAMSRYGINDIRVLYDSDVRFLEQFAR, from the coding sequence CTGGCAGAGGAGTGTCACGCACTCCTCGCCGGGCTGGACGCCGCCACGCGCCTCGATGTCGCCAAGGGGCAGCTCAACGCGCTCAAGGACGACCGCCTCGCGTCGTTGCAGGGTGCGCTGCGCACGCTGCCGGCCGATGACCGTCGGGCCGCCGGCGGGGCGTTCAACACGCTCAAGCAGCGCATCCAGAACGCGCTCGACGCCTTCGCGCAGCGCCAGTCGGCCGCGAGTGGGGCAGCCACGTTCGACGCCACCATGCCGCCGCGCGGCCAGTGGCGCGGATCGCTGCATCCGGTCACGCTCGTCATCGACGAGATCTGCGAGATCTTCCGCGAACTCGGATTCACCGTGGCCCTCGGGCCGGAAGCGGAAACGGAGTGGTACAACTTCGGTGCGCTCAACTTCCCGCCCGATCATCCGGCGATGGAGCTGCACGATACGCTCTATCTCGGCGAGGACACACTGCTGCGCACCCACACGTCGCCCGTGCAGGTGCGCACGCTGCAGCAGTTCGCGCCGCCGGTGCGGGTGCTGGCGCCGGGACAGGTGTATCGCCGCGATTTCTTCGACGCCACGCATGCGCCGGCGTTCATGCAGCTCGAAGGGCTCGCCGTGGACGAAGGCGTGAGCTTCGTCGATCTCAAAGCCACGCTGGCGGAGTTCGCGCGCCGTTTCTACGGCGCCACACGCCGCGTGCGCTTCGGGCCTTCGTACTTCCCCTTCGTCGAACCCGGCGCGCAGATGGACGTCGAAGTCGATCTCGGCGATGGCAAGGGCCTGCGCTGGGTGGAGATCCTCGGCTGCGGCATGGTGCACCCCAACGTGATCGAAGCGGCGGGACTCGACAGCGAGAAGTACACCGGCTGGGCCTTCGGCATGGGGCCGGCCCGCATCGCGATGTCGCGCTATGGCATCAACGACATCCGTGTTCTCTACGATTCCGACGTCCGTTTCCTGGAGCAGTTCGCGCGATGA
- the pheT gene encoding phenylalanine--tRNA ligase subunit beta: protein MIVSHEWIRQFVPHTLSAQEVGEALSRHCVTLDGIEMLGAELASFVVVRVVEAGRHPNSDHLWVTKVDDGSGELLDVVCGAPNVVAGTKYPFARTGTLMPGGLRIEKRKIRGETSNGMLCSARELGLGEEHNGILALDTDVPPGTPLLEVIKVADARLDLDVLPNRPDLLSHLGVAREVAAITGAPLSLIPADLTAPVSDVLAIEGKTTARGTHATIVVDDAVSCPRFVGVVITGVQVTESPEWLRQRLASIGQRSISNVVDATNYVLHGLGHPVHAYDLATLQDRTITVRGTRADEPSLVTLDGTTRAIAPGTTVICDGARPIGLAGVMGGLETEVTTATTDVLLELAVFEPRFVRRVRRAVGLSTDASYRLERGVDAQDAEAVARVAASLIAQVAGGTVREVLIVGEPVSAREPVTLRPARVTRLLGIEVPTSEIVRRLESLGCTVDRRDEELVVHAPGWRHDLGLEVDLIEEVARLVGFDALPDELRPFRAGNAPDHPLHLAARRVRDLLVGVGMAEARPMPFTSTGDERTPRVRNPLAEDEPFLRASVLDTLARRAEYNLSRMQGNLRLFEIGDVFTPRDGRLPLEETRVGALLMGARRPAHFTEPTPPAYDAWDAKELALRIAAAAFPGRPATLPPMEGMLGWHIHVEGLGVVGAAHAVTLDRPVWASEAWGVELTLGVMSSDDVAPAGQHAHGPAERESGATRAVRFVPLPTQPAAEFDLALLVPDGVSAETVDAALRRAGGELLEQVQLFDEFRGAGVPEGTRSLAWRLTWRHPERTLRDKELEGRRARLLDILDKELGIRPRAS, encoded by the coding sequence ATGATCGTTTCGCATGAGTGGATCAGACAGTTCGTTCCGCATACGCTGAGCGCCCAGGAAGTGGGTGAAGCGCTGAGTCGCCATTGTGTCACCCTCGATGGCATCGAGATGCTGGGTGCCGAACTCGCATCCTTCGTGGTGGTGCGGGTGGTCGAGGCGGGACGACATCCGAATTCGGATCATCTCTGGGTCACCAAGGTCGACGATGGCAGTGGGGAACTGCTGGACGTCGTCTGCGGTGCGCCGAACGTGGTGGCGGGCACGAAGTATCCCTTTGCCCGCACCGGCACGCTGATGCCGGGCGGACTGCGTATCGAGAAGCGCAAGATCCGTGGAGAGACCTCCAACGGCATGCTCTGCTCCGCCCGTGAGCTGGGACTCGGCGAAGAACACAACGGTATTCTCGCGCTCGACACCGACGTGCCACCGGGCACACCGCTGCTCGAGGTCATCAAGGTGGCCGATGCGCGCCTCGATCTCGATGTGTTGCCCAATCGCCCCGATCTGTTGTCGCATCTGGGCGTCGCCCGCGAAGTCGCGGCCATCACCGGCGCGCCGCTGTCGCTCATTCCGGCCGATCTCACCGCGCCGGTGTCTGACGTGCTGGCCATCGAAGGCAAGACCACGGCCCGTGGCACGCATGCCACGATCGTGGTGGACGATGCCGTGAGCTGTCCGCGCTTCGTGGGCGTGGTGATCACCGGCGTGCAGGTGACGGAGAGCCCCGAGTGGCTGCGGCAGCGGCTGGCCAGCATCGGACAGCGCAGCATCAGCAACGTGGTCGATGCCACCAACTACGTGTTGCATGGCCTCGGTCATCCCGTGCACGCGTACGATCTGGCCACGCTGCAGGATCGCACCATCACCGTGCGTGGCACGCGCGCGGACGAACCGTCGCTGGTGACGCTCGATGGCACGACACGCGCCATCGCGCCCGGTACGACGGTGATCTGCGACGGCGCGCGTCCCATCGGCCTCGCGGGCGTGATGGGTGGGCTCGAAACCGAAGTCACCACCGCCACCACCGACGTGCTGCTGGAACTGGCCGTCTTCGAGCCGCGTTTCGTGCGGCGCGTGCGGCGCGCGGTGGGTCTCTCCACCGATGCCAGCTACCGCCTCGAGCGTGGTGTCGATGCGCAGGATGCGGAAGCGGTGGCACGCGTGGCGGCATCGCTCATCGCACAGGTGGCCGGTGGCACGGTGCGCGAAGTGCTGATCGTGGGAGAGCCGGTGTCGGCGCGGGAGCCGGTGACGCTGCGCCCGGCCCGCGTGACGCGTCTGTTGGGGATCGAGGTGCCCACTTCGGAAATCGTGCGTCGTCTCGAATCGCTGGGGTGCACCGTCGATCGGCGTGACGAAGAACTGGTCGTGCACGCGCCCGGCTGGCGACATGACCTGGGCCTCGAAGTCGATCTGATCGAGGAAGTTGCGCGCCTCGTGGGCTTCGATGCGCTGCCCGATGAACTGCGGCCGTTCCGCGCGGGCAACGCGCCGGACCATCCGCTGCATCTCGCCGCGCGTCGGGTGCGCGATCTGCTGGTGGGCGTCGGCATGGCGGAAGCACGTCCGATGCCGTTCACGTCCACCGGCGACGAGCGCACCCCGCGGGTGCGCAATCCGCTGGCGGAAGACGAACCGTTCCTGCGCGCGTCGGTGCTCGATACGCTGGCGCGCCGCGCGGAATACAATCTGTCGCGCATGCAGGGCAATCTGCGGCTCTTCGAGATCGGTGACGTCTTCACCCCGCGTGACGGTCGACTGCCCCTCGAAGAGACGCGCGTGGGGGCGCTGCTCATGGGCGCTCGGCGGCCGGCGCACTTCACCGAACCCACGCCGCCGGCATACGACGCCTGGGATGCCAAGGAGCTGGCGCTGCGCATTGCCGCGGCGGCGTTTCCGGGACGCCCGGCCACCCTGCCACCCATGGAAGGCATGCTGGGATGGCACATCCACGTGGAAGGACTCGGCGTGGTGGGTGCGGCGCACGCCGTGACGCTCGATCGCCCCGTGTGGGCATCGGAAGCCTGGGGCGTGGAACTCACGCTGGGCGTGATGTCGTCGGACGACGTGGCGCCGGCCGGTCAGCATGCGCATGGGCCCGCCGAGCGGGAATCGGGCGCCACGCGCGCGGTGCGGTTTGTGCCGCTGCCCACGCAACCGGCGGCGGAGTTCGATCTGGCGTTGCTCGTGCCGGACGGCGTGTCGGCGGAGACGGTGGATGCCGCATTGCGGCGCGCGGGCGGCGAGTTGCTGGAGCAGGTGCAGCTCTTCGACGAATTCCGCGGAGCGGGTGTGCCGGAGGGCACACGCAGCCTCGCCTGGCGGTTGACGTGGCGTCATCCGGAGCGCACGCTCCGGGACAAGGAGCTGGAGGGCCGTCGGGCCCGTCTGCTCGACATCCTCGACAAGGAACTGGGTATCCGTCCACGTGCGTCCTGA
- a CDS encoding cell division protein ZapA, with product MDQRALVKVRILGDDYSLRTEASPEHTKAVAEHVDRTIRAILAGASTMETQKAAILAALQITDELFKERGASEALTADLRQLAADIRPLLPPAKRGEDQGAA from the coding sequence ATGGACCAACGGGCGCTGGTGAAGGTGCGCATTCTCGGGGACGACTACTCCCTGAGAACCGAGGCGTCGCCCGAACACACCAAGGCCGTGGCCGAGCACGTGGACCGGACCATCCGGGCGATTCTCGCCGGGGCGTCCACGATGGAAACGCAGAAGGCCGCCATTCTGGCCGCGCTGCAGATCACCGACGAGCTCTTCAAGGAGCGCGGCGCCAGCGAGGCGCTGACGGCCGATCTCCGGCAGCTCGCGGCCGACATCCGGCCGCTGCTGCCCCCGGCCAAGCGCGGCGAGGACCAGGGCGCCGCCTGA
- the rny gene encoding ribonuclease Y: MGELSLAALTGALGVVAAVIAFVFGRRSGRQDEVAEQQRAKATAEQTAERILDEARREADTLRKGAVVAGKEEILQLREVHEQEFRQRRIEVEKEEKRVLEREAQLDRAREGVEGREQEVQRRNRDLAGREEGVSSRTQELDRMVLEERRKLEQIAGLSADQAKAELVRRLEDEALADAASRLREIRESAKRNADREARKIVALAVQRVAAETTAETTVSAVSLPNDEMKGRIIGREGRNIRAFELATGVDVIIDDTPDTVVVSCFDPVRRETARLALEKLVSDGRIHPGRIEEVVAKARREVEVAIVETGEQAAYEVGITGLHPELIKLIGRMKWRTSYGQNILAHSKEVAWLAGMMAAELGLDVALAKRGALLHDIGKVLTHEHEGTHVQLGVEVATKYGENPLVVNCIAAHHDDVPHESEVSVLVQAADGISGSRPGARREAFETYVKRLEGLERIASSYRGVERVFAIQAGREVRVVVTPEQVDDARMAALSEEIARRIESELQYPGQIKVVVIRESRAVDFAR, encoded by the coding sequence ATGGGAGAACTTTCCCTGGCCGCGCTGACAGGCGCGCTGGGCGTGGTTGCGGCTGTGATCGCCTTTGTGTTCGGACGACGCTCCGGACGCCAGGATGAGGTCGCAGAACAGCAGCGGGCCAAGGCCACGGCGGAACAGACCGCCGAACGCATCCTCGACGAGGCCCGCCGGGAAGCGGACACGCTGCGGAAAGGCGCCGTGGTCGCCGGCAAGGAAGAAATCCTGCAACTGCGGGAGGTCCATGAGCAGGAATTCCGTCAGCGCCGGATCGAGGTCGAGAAAGAAGAGAAGCGGGTGCTGGAGCGTGAAGCCCAGCTCGATCGGGCACGTGAAGGGGTGGAGGGACGCGAGCAGGAGGTCCAGCGCCGCAATCGCGACCTGGCCGGCCGCGAGGAGGGTGTTTCGTCTCGCACCCAGGAGCTCGACCGCATGGTCCTGGAAGAGCGCCGCAAGCTCGAGCAGATTGCCGGGTTGAGCGCCGATCAGGCCAAAGCCGAGCTCGTACGTCGCCTCGAAGACGAAGCGCTGGCCGATGCCGCCAGCCGGCTGCGCGAGATCCGTGAATCGGCCAAGCGGAATGCCGACCGGGAGGCCCGCAAGATCGTGGCCCTGGCCGTGCAACGCGTGGCCGCGGAGACCACCGCCGAAACCACGGTGTCGGCGGTCTCGCTCCCCAACGACGAAATGAAGGGCCGCATCATCGGCCGCGAAGGGCGCAACATCCGCGCGTTCGAACTGGCCACGGGTGTCGATGTCATCATCGACGACACGCCGGACACGGTGGTCGTCTCGTGTTTCGATCCGGTGCGCCGCGAAACGGCCCGCCTGGCGCTCGAAAAACTGGTGAGTGACGGTCGGATCCATCCGGGCCGCATCGAGGAAGTCGTGGCCAAGGCGCGTCGCGAAGTCGAAGTCGCGATCGTGGAAACGGGCGAGCAGGCCGCGTACGAAGTGGGCATCACCGGCCTGCATCCGGAGCTGATCAAGCTCATCGGTCGCATGAAGTGGCGCACCAGCTATGGCCAGAACATCCTCGCGCACAGCAAGGAAGTGGCGTGGCTGGCAGGCATGATGGCGGCCGAACTGGGACTCGATGTCGCGCTCGCCAAGCGCGGCGCGCTGCTGCACGACATCGGCAAGGTGCTCACGCACGAGCACGAAGGCACGCACGTGCAACTGGGCGTCGAAGTGGCCACCAAGTACGGGGAGAATCCGTTGGTGGTCAATTGCATCGCCGCGCATCACGACGATGTGCCGCACGAAAGTGAGGTGTCGGTGCTGGTGCAGGCGGCCGACGGTATTTCCGGCTCGCGCCCCGGTGCCCGCCGTGAGGCGTTCGAGACCTACGTGAAGCGTCTGGAAGGGCTGGAACGCATCGCGTCGAGTTATCGCGGCGTCGAGCGCGTGTTCGCGATTCAGGCGGGACGCGAAGTGCGTGTGGTGGTGACTCCCGAACAGGTGGACGACGCGCGCATGGCGGCGCTCTCGGAAGAGATCGCGCGGCGCATCGAGTCCGAACTGCAGTATCCCGGCCAGATCAAGGTCGTGGTCATCCGAGAAAGCCGAGCGGTGGATTTTGCGCGCTGA
- the folD gene encoding bifunctional methylenetetrahydrofolate dehydrogenase/methenyltetrahydrofolate cyclohydrolase FolD, whose product MRAELIDGKAIAADIRAEIARDVAVLTARGVVPGLTVVLVGDDPASATYVGAKEKASVAAGMNGGTIRLPASTTQAELLALVEQLNADDTVHGILVQMPLPRHIDPDTVIRHIRPDKDVDGFHPENVGKLLIGHTDGFVSCTPAGVIELLLRSGVDTRGAEAVVVGRSNIVGKPMAALLVQGRAGGDATVTVCHSRTKDLAAHTRRADILIAAIGRAEMITGDMIKPGAVVIDVGMNSVPDATKAKGSRLCGDVHFASAVEVASKITPVPGGVGPMTIAMLLRNTVRAAERTADRRDAGHAAANAAANAGPNTEQAPGR is encoded by the coding sequence TTGCGCGCTGAACTGATCGACGGAAAAGCGATTGCCGCGGACATCCGCGCCGAGATCGCGCGGGACGTGGCTGTGCTGACAGCCCGCGGTGTGGTGCCGGGACTCACGGTGGTGCTGGTCGGCGACGATCCGGCGAGCGCCACGTACGTGGGCGCCAAGGAGAAGGCGTCGGTGGCGGCCGGCATGAACGGTGGCACCATCCGGTTGCCGGCCAGCACCACGCAGGCGGAATTGCTGGCCCTCGTGGAGCAACTCAACGCCGACGACACGGTGCACGGCATTCTCGTGCAGATGCCGCTGCCCCGGCATATCGATCCCGATACCGTCATCCGGCACATCCGTCCCGACAAGGACGTCGACGGTTTCCACCCCGAAAACGTCGGCAAGCTGCTCATCGGGCACACCGATGGGTTCGTGTCGTGCACACCGGCCGGTGTCATCGAACTGCTGCTGCGGAGCGGCGTCGACACGCGTGGCGCGGAAGCGGTGGTGGTGGGCCGCAGCAACATCGTGGGCAAGCCCATGGCCGCGCTGCTGGTGCAGGGGCGCGCCGGCGGTGATGCCACGGTGACGGTGTGTCACAGCCGCACGAAGGATCTCGCCGCGCACACGCGTCGCGCGGACATTCTCATTGCCGCCATCGGCCGTGCGGAGATGATCACCGGCGACATGATCAAGCCGGGTGCCGTGGTGATCGACGTGGGCATGAACAGCGTGCCCGACGCCACGAAGGCCAAGGGCAGCCGTCTCTGCGGCGACGTGCACTTTGCCAGCGCCGTGGAAGTGGCCTCGAAGATCACGCCGGTGCCCGGAGGGGTGGGGCCGATGACCATCGCGATGCTGTTGCGCAACACCGTTCGCGCGGCGGAACGGACTGCGGATCGTCGCGACGCTGGGCATGCGGCGGCAAATGCGGCGGCGAACGCCGGCCCGAACACCGAACAGGCGCCCGGGCGCTGA
- the xseA gene encoding exodeoxyribonuclease VII large subunit: MSRAASHDYGPRDIAPGSEPEAALSVHTLTSAAKDLIEGAFPPLWVRGEVTNFKKHRNGHWYFSLRDAQAQVNCVIWSSATRRIPAAPDEGMQVIALGQMTVWPVRGDLQFSVRQLEAEGDGLWRKALEQARLRLERDGLLAAERKRRLPAFPRRIAVITSPDGAALHDIITVTRGRSADVELVVVPAKVQGDGAPESLMAALDRVARWGKADLVIIGRGGGSREDLWAFNDERLARALAACPLPTISAVGHEVDISLCDLVADLRAATPSAAAELAVPSRRELIARVDALGKRLASAAVRREERAAASLVQVRKRLALMATRVVDRRRARIETLAGQLQALSPLATLARGFAVARGADGATLNRREQFAPGAPFELWLQDGIVDATVQGARPLPDGMAPGTSEHGTSEHG, from the coding sequence GTGTCACGCGCCGCGTCGCACGACTACGGGCCGCGTGACATCGCGCCCGGCAGTGAACCCGAGGCTGCCCTCAGCGTTCATACGCTGACCAGCGCCGCCAAGGACCTCATCGAAGGCGCATTCCCGCCGCTCTGGGTGCGCGGTGAAGTCACGAACTTCAAGAAACATCGCAACGGGCACTGGTACTTCTCGCTGCGGGACGCCCAGGCGCAGGTGAATTGCGTGATCTGGAGTTCGGCCACGCGACGCATTCCTGCGGCTCCCGACGAAGGCATGCAGGTGATCGCGTTGGGGCAGATGACGGTCTGGCCCGTGCGCGGTGATCTGCAGTTCTCGGTGCGGCAGCTCGAGGCGGAGGGGGATGGACTCTGGCGCAAGGCGCTGGAGCAGGCGCGGTTGCGTCTGGAACGCGATGGATTGCTGGCGGCAGAGCGGAAGCGGCGATTGCCCGCCTTTCCCCGTCGTATTGCCGTCATCACGAGCCCCGATGGCGCGGCACTGCACGACATCATCACCGTGACCCGCGGCCGGAGCGCCGATGTCGAACTGGTGGTGGTGCCGGCAAAGGTGCAGGGCGACGGGGCACCCGAATCGTTGATGGCGGCGCTCGATCGGGTCGCGCGCTGGGGGAAGGCCGATCTCGTCATCATCGGTCGGGGCGGCGGCTCGCGCGAAGACCTCTGGGCCTTCAACGACGAGCGACTGGCGCGCGCCCTGGCCGCCTGTCCGCTGCCGACGATTTCAGCGGTCGGGCACGAAGTGGACATCTCGCTCTGCGATCTCGTGGCCGACCTGCGGGCCGCCACACCCTCGGCGGCAGCCGAGCTGGCTGTGCCATCACGACGTGAACTCATCGCCCGGGTGGACGCACTGGGCAAACGCCTGGCGTCGGCGGCCGTGCGGCGCGAGGAGCGGGCCGCGGCGTCGCTGGTGCAGGTGCGGAAGCGACTGGCGCTCATGGCCACCCGGGTGGTCGATCGCCGGCGTGCGCGCATCGAGACGCTGGCCGGCCAACTGCAAGCCCTGTCGCCTCTGGCCACGCTCGCGCGCGGATTTGCCGTGGCACGCGGGGCCGACGGCGCTACTTTGAACAGACGGGAACAGTTCGCACCGGGCGCGCCTTTTGAGCTCTGGCTGCAGGACGGCATCGTGGACGCGACCGTGCAAGGCGCGCGTCCACTTCCCGACGGCATGGCGCCGGGCACCTCGGAACATGGAACATCGGAGCACGGGTGA
- the xseB gene encoding exodeoxyribonuclease VII small subunit yields the protein MSFEQSLTRLEDIVRELERQDLSLEQALRLFEEGVGHLRSAGTALQAVDAQVQLLVEAADGSFSVEDFGD from the coding sequence ATGAGTTTTGAGCAGTCGCTGACACGGCTCGAGGACATCGTTCGGGAGCTCGAACGACAGGATCTGTCGTTGGAGCAGGCGCTCCGGTTGTTCGAGGAAGGCGTCGGACATCTGCGGTCTGCCGGCACGGCCCTGCAGGCCGTGGACGCGCAGGTACAACTGCTGGTGGAAGCCGCCGACGGCTCCTTCTCCGTCGAGGATTTTGGTGACTGA
- a CDS encoding polyprenyl synthetase family protein, with translation MTDVAAGGPRTDDRSDNRSEGGSFAADRLAVQRALEVFCARWLGELPEVIADAVRYALLGEGKRLRPVLMLEAYRACGGAGKACDLAAAIEVVHTYSLVHDDLPCMDDDDMRRGRPTVHKVYGVAVATAAGLAMVPLAARSAWHAASALGLPPGIAGDIVRELMVAAGAGGMIGGQLLDLEAEGAPLSLESLERVHRLKTGALIRASVTLGARAAMASPERRHALDRYGASIGLAFQIADDVLDVTATTDQLGKTAGRDLDLHKSTYPALLGVEGATQRAVALVEEGCAALDQVGLLTPTLEQLARFIVERRS, from the coding sequence GTGACTGACGTCGCGGCCGGAGGCCCGCGCACCGACGATCGGTCCGACAATCGCTCCGAAGGTGGGTCGTTTGCCGCTGACCGGCTCGCCGTTCAGCGGGCGCTCGAGGTCTTCTGCGCGCGGTGGCTGGGCGAGTTGCCCGAGGTCATCGCGGACGCCGTGCGGTACGCATTGCTGGGGGAGGGCAAGCGTCTGCGGCCCGTGCTCATGCTGGAGGCCTACCGGGCCTGTGGGGGCGCGGGCAAGGCCTGCGATCTCGCGGCGGCCATCGAGGTCGTGCACACCTATTCGCTGGTGCACGACGATCTGCCCTGCATGGACGACGACGACATGCGTCGTGGTCGTCCCACGGTACACAAGGTGTACGGAGTGGCGGTGGCCACGGCCGCCGGCCTCGCCATGGTGCCGCTGGCGGCGCGTTCGGCCTGGCATGCGGCGTCGGCCCTGGGACTGCCACCCGGGATCGCCGGTGACATTGTGCGCGAGCTGATGGTGGCCGCAGGTGCGGGCGGCATGATCGGCGGACAGCTGCTCGATCTGGAAGCCGAGGGGGCACCGCTCAGCCTGGAATCGCTGGAACGGGTCCACCGTCTCAAGACCGGGGCCCTCATCCGCGCCAGTGTCACACTGGGGGCACGGGCCGCCATGGCGTCCCCGGAGCGCCGTCACGCCCTCGACCGGTATGGTGCGTCAATCGGTCTCGCCTTTCAGATTGCAGATGACGTGCTCGATGTGACGGCCACGACCGACCAGCTCGGGAAGACCGCCGGCCGGGATCTCGATCTTCACAAGAGCACCTATCCGGCGCTCCTCGGGGTAGAGGGAGCGACCCAGCGGGCCGTGGCGTTGGTGGAGGAAGGGTGTGCGGCGCTCGACCAGGTGGGGCTGCTCACGCCCACCCTCGAGCAGCTCGCCCGTTTCATCGTAGAGCGCCGGTCCTGA
- the dxs gene encoding 1-deoxy-D-xylulose-5-phosphate synthase — protein sequence MSILERINSPADVRALSRDELRTLAQDIRDRLIDVCSRTGGHIGAGLGVVELTIALHAIFDTPTDQLVWDVGHQAYPHKLLTGRNTRMETLRQEGGLSGFLKRTESEYDTFGAGHAATAISAALGMAAGRDVLGEAFKAVAIIGDGSLGSGLAYEGLNNAGHSDRDIIVVLNDNEMSIAPNVGAMHKYLTSIQRNPLYNRLRSRIGEIVDNAPAPFTGVSTLVRKWEESVKSFLTPGVLFEELGFRYFGPIDGHDIDALLETFTAVRDMNTPRLVHVITQKGRGFPAGEHGEKWHALPPGHDPATGKPLSVSAGNPAYTAVYGKGLAELGAERKDVAVITAAMPSGTGTAAFAKAYPDRFFDVGIAEGHGVTFAAGLATRGVRPVVTIYSTFLQRGYDNIIHDAALQKLPVIFAMDRAGLVGEDGETHMGLYDIAYMLSVPNMTVTAPRNGTEMLGLLRAGVEHTEGPFCLRYPRDASPDVPAAMSSIAAVPYGTWDVPRRGRDVAILAVGTMVEPALQAAETLATEGLDVTVVNCRYLKPYDAVTLNAILSEHGQILTVEEGTVVNGFGAYMSAIIHRLAPQVRTAVHGVPDQIVYAAPRKKQLAALGLDAAGIAERVRALRESGHESEALAD from the coding sequence ATGTCGATTCTCGAACGCATCAATTCTCCCGCCGATGTTCGCGCGCTCTCGCGTGATGAACTCCGCACGCTGGCCCAGGACATCCGTGATCGCCTGATCGATGTCTGCTCGCGCACGGGTGGCCATATCGGCGCCGGCCTGGGGGTGGTGGAGCTGACGATTGCCCTGCACGCGATCTTCGACACGCCCACCGACCAGCTCGTGTGGGACGTGGGGCATCAGGCGTATCCGCACAAGCTGCTCACCGGGCGCAACACGCGCATGGAGACACTGCGGCAGGAAGGCGGTCTGTCCGGCTTTCTGAAGCGCACCGAGAGTGAGTACGACACCTTCGGCGCCGGTCATGCCGCCACCGCGATTTCGGCTGCGCTGGGCATGGCGGCCGGCCGCGACGTGCTGGGCGAGGCGTTCAAGGCCGTGGCCATCATCGGCGACGGCTCGCTGGGATCGGGGCTCGCGTACGAGGGGCTCAACAACGCCGGTCATTCCGATCGGGACATCATCGTGGTGCTCAACGACAACGAGATGTCCATTGCGCCCAACGTGGGCGCCATGCACAAGTACCTCACCAGCATCCAGCGTAATCCGCTGTACAACCGGCTGCGCTCGCGCATCGGCGAGATCGTCGACAATGCCCCCGCGCCGTTCACCGGCGTGAGCACGCTCGTGCGCAAGTGGGAAGAGAGCGTCAAGTCGTTCCTCACGCCCGGTGTGCTCTTCGAGGAGCTGGGCTTCCGGTACTTCGGCCCGATCGACGGACACGACATCGACGCGCTGCTGGAGACGTTCACCGCCGTGCGCGACATGAATACACCGCGCCTCGTGCACGTCATCACGCAGAAGGGACGCGGCTTTCCGGCCGGTGAGCATGGGGAGAAGTGGCACGCTCTGCCGCCGGGCCATGATCCCGCTACGGGCAAGCCGCTGTCGGTGTCGGCGGGCAATCCCGCCTACACGGCGGTGTACGGCAAAGGACTCGCCGAACTCGGTGCCGAGCGCAAGGACGTCGCGGTGATCACTGCCGCCATGCCCAGCGGCACGGGAACGGCGGCGTTTGCCAAGGCTTATCCCGACCGCTTCTTCGACGTGGGCATCGCGGAAGGTCATGGCGTCACGTTTGCGGCCGGCCTCGCCACACGCGGCGTCCGGCCCGTGGTGACCATCTACTCCACGTTCCTGCAGCGCGGCTACGACAACATCATCCACGATGCGGCGTTGCAGAAGCTGCCGGTGATCTTCGCCATGGACCGGGCGGGGCTGGTGGGTGAGGACGGTGAGACGCACATGGGGCTCTACGACATCGCGTACATGCTGTCGGTGCCCAACATGACCGTGACCGCGCCACGCAACGGCACCGAGATGCTCGGCCTGCTGCGCGCCGGTGTCGAACACACCGAGGGACCGTTCTGCCTGCGCTATCCGCGTGATGCCTCGCCCGACGTGCCGGCGGCGATGTCGTCCATCGCGGCAGTGCCGTACGGCACCTGGGATGTGCCGCGCCGTGGACGTGATGTCGCCATTCTCGCCGTGGGCACGATGGTCGAACCCGCGCTGCAGGCCGCGGAAACGCTGGCGACAGAAGGCCTCGACGTGACGGTGGTGAACTGCCGGTATCTCAAGCCGTACGACGCCGTCACGCTGAACGCCATTCTCAGCGAGCATGGACAGATCCTCACCGTGGAGGAAGGCACCGTGGTGAACGGATTCGGCGCGTACATGAGTGCCATCATTCACCGTCTCGCGCCACAGGTGCGCACCGCGGTGCATGGGGTGCCGGATCAGATCGTCTATGCTGCGCCACGCAAGAAGCAACTTGCCGCGCTGGGGCTCGATGCGGCCGGCATCGCGGAGCGCGTGCGTGCGCTTCGTGAATCGGGGCATGAATCCGAGGCGCTCGCCGACTGA